The following are encoded together in the Danaus plexippus chromosome 15, MEX_DaPlex, whole genome shotgun sequence genome:
- the LOC116766503 gene encoding transmembrane protein 60, protein MAILHRALFTWFIFLVFLILLCLRLESRTHWNWFIVFIPMWVYDSILLIYVLFHMVSHCRNGIERFRSTINKNVWYIAAIGLKMAAQIIICIKLEFTSGYLPIYVVMTPIWMLLPVLCVEVFMHLIKHSSRSSRY, encoded by the coding sequence ATGGCTATCCTACACAGAGCCTTGTTTACATGGTTTatctttttagtatttttaattcttctatGCCTAAGATTAGAATCTAGAACGCACTGGAATTggtttatagtatttataccCATGTGGGTGTATGATAGTATATTactgatatatgtattatttcatATGGTGTCACACTGTCGAAATGGAATTGAGAGGTTCAGAAGTACTATCAACAAAAATGTGTGGTATATAGCAGCCATAGGACTTAAGATGGCtgctcaaataataatttgtataaaattagagTTTACTAGTGGTTACCTACCGATATATGTTGTAATGACCCCTATATGGATGTTGCTACCAGTTCTCTGTGTAGAAGTGTTTATGCATCTAATTAAACATTCAAGTAGGAGTAGTAGGtactaa
- the LOC116766504 gene encoding immunoglobulin superfamily member 10-like, which yields MPSIIENVGDIRSSVVTEVPAGTTVVLNCDSNDYNHNFMFWLFDKNKVIGPGNDYDERKYKYEVLSGKLHIDSVSPTESGYYKCVSKNLDGSGITVGEVEMIVKGSSFTTMDAIKLTAIIMSILVLIVCAVIYSRLRKEWNKYDGRTVVPVEEDEEEGDEIYNKTTTAISQPVPGPSRNPSSEHLLYGIDNQGLDTDFNSVFENIQIKSPSASLI from the exons ATGCCATctataattgaaaatgttgGTGATATCAGAAGCAGTGTGGTCACAGAAGTACCCGCTGGGACAACAGTGGTCCTGAATTGTGACAGCAATGACTATAaccataattttatgttctgGCTATTTGACAAGAACAAAGTTATTGGACCAGGGAATGATTATGACgagagaaaatataaatatgaagtttTATCAGGAAAATTGCATATTGAT AGTGTGTCACCTACCGAGTCTGGATATTACAAATGTGTGTCTAAAAACCTAGATGGCTCTGGCATCACAGTGGGAGAAGTCGAAATGATAGTCAAGGGTTCTTCTTTCACTACAATGGATGCTATAAAGTTGACGGCCATAATTATGTCTATTCTCGTATTAATTGTATGCGCAGTTATTTACAGCAGACTAAGGAAGGAATGGAACAAGTATGATGGACGCACCGTTGTACCAG TGGAAGAAGATGAGGAGGAAGGtgatgaaatttataacaaaactacaACAGCTATAAGTCAACCAGTCCCTGGACCAAGCAGGAACCCATCATCAGAACATCTCTTATATGGTATTGATAATCAAGGTTTAGATACAGATTTTAATTCAGTCTttgaaaacattcaaataaaatcaccAAGTGCTAGCCTAATTTAG